A single genomic interval of Astyanax mexicanus isolate ESR-SI-001 chromosome 4, AstMex3_surface, whole genome shotgun sequence harbors:
- the LOC125801398 gene encoding zinc finger protein 239-like gives MKPSPDMEQHQHSVKSFTKQSNLKKHQHIHTGEKPYYCSDCGKSFNLQSTLKIHQRIHTGEKPYHCSDCGKSFNQQSHLKKHQHIHTGEKPYHCLDCGKSFNQQSHLKLHQRIHTGEKPYHCSDCGRRFTAQSHLKIHQRIHTGEKPYHCSDCGKSFNQQSHLKLHQRIHTGEKPYHCSDCGKSFTEQSALKKHQRIHTGEKPYYCSDCGKSFTEQSNLKKHQRIHTGEKPYYCSDCGKSFTQQSNLQNHQRIHTGEKTPSQISLKAIKSTNCKSFRQNTLSYTNVSLCHLGHVPPETNMS, from the coding sequence atgaagccaagtcccgacatggagcaacatcagcactctgtcaagagttttactaaacagagtaatctcaaaaaacaccagcacattcacacaggagagaaaccttattattgctcagactgtgggaagagttttaatctacagagtactctcaaaatacaccagcgcattcacacaggagagaaaccgtatcactgctcagattgtgggaagagttttaatcaacagagtcatctcaaaaaacaccagcacattcacacaggagagaaaccgtatcactgtttagactgtggaaagagttttaatcaacagagtcatctcaaactgcatcagcgcattcacacaggagagaaaccgtatcactgctcagactgtggaaggaGATTTACtgcacagagtcatctcaaaattcaccagcgcattcacacaggagagaaaccgtatcactgctcagactgtggaaagagttttaatcaacagagtcatctcaaactgcatcagcgcattcacacaggagagaaaccgtatcactgctcagactgtgggaagagttttactgaacagagtgctctcaaaaaacaccagcgcattcacaccggagagaaaccatattactgctcagactgtgggaagagttttactgaacagagtaatctcaaaaaacaccagcgcattcacaccggagagaaaccatattactgctcagactgtggaaagagttttactcaacagagtaatctccaaaatcaccagcgcattcacacaggagagaaaactccatCTCAAATCAGTTTAAAGGCAATTAAAAGCACCAATTGTaagtctttcagacagaacaccttatcctacacaaatgtttcactttgtcacttgggacacgttccaccagaaacaaacatgagctga
- the LOC125801528 gene encoding zinc finger protein 239-like: MEKHHQRIHTGEKPYHCSDCGKTFTKQSKLKKHQRIHTGEKPYYCSDCGKSFNLQSSLKIHQRIHTGEKPYHCSDCGKSFITQSQLKIHQRIHTGEKPYYCSDCGKSFNQEGHLKRHQRIHTGEKPYHCSDCGKSFITQSQLKIHQRIHTGEKPYHCSDCGKSFNRQSNLKKHQRIHTGVKPYHCSDCGKSFNQLNYLKNHQRIHTGEISISDGPLQ, from the coding sequence atggagaaacatcaccagcgcattcacacaggagagaaaccgtatcactgctcagactgtggcaagacttttactaaacagagtaaactcaaaaaacaccagcgcattcacacaggagagaaaccgtattactgctcagactgtgggaagagttttaatctacagagtagtctcaaaatacaccagcgcattcacacaggagagaaaccgtatcactgctcagactgcgggaaaagttttattacacagagtcaACTCAAAattcaccaacgcattcacacaggagagaaaccgtattactgctcagactgtgggaagagttttaatcaagagggtcatctcaaacgacaccagcgaattcacacaggagagaaaccgtatcactgctcagactgcgggaagagttttattacacagagtcaACTCAAAATTCACCAacgaattcacacaggagagaaaccgtatcactgctcagactgtgggaagagttttaatcgacagagtaatctcaaaaaacaccagcgcattcacacaggagtaaaaccgtatcactgctcagactgtgggaagagttttaatcaactgaattatcttaaaaatcaccagcgcattcacacaggagagataaGTATCTCAGATGGTCCACTGCAATAA